The sequence GGTCGACGTCGACTGGAACGACGTCTACCCGCGCATCAAGGCGCTGATGGTGAGGGAGTTCGCCACCCTCCAGTCGCTGGCGCTCCAGCAGACGCTCTGGCACATGGGCACCGCCGTGATGGAGGAGTTCCCCGACATCGTCGAGGTGCGCCTCAAGGCGCCCAACAAGCACCACTTCGACTTCGACCTGGGGCGCTTCGGCGTCGAGAACGCCGGCGAGGTCTTCTGGGCCGCCGACCGCGCCTACGGCCTGATCGAGGCGACCCTCCTCCGCGACGACGCTCCGCCCGCCAACGACGCGTGGCGCTTCTCGGCGGGTCTCGCGTGAGCGCGAGCGACCGGCCCGAGGCCGGGGTCGAGGTCGACGCGGCAGGCACGGGGGCGCAGGATCACGCCTGGCTCGCTCGAGCAATCGAACTCGCGGTCTCCAACGTGGCCGACGGGGGCGGCCCGTTCGGCGCGCTCATCGTCCGCGACGGCGAGGTCGTCGCCGAAGGGCAGAACCGCGTGACCCGAGACCTCGATCCGACGGCGCACGCCGAGGTGGTCGCGATCCGGGCCGCCTGCCAGGTGCTCGGCGACTTCTCGCTGGCCGGGTGCGTCCTCTACACGTCGTGCGAGCCCTGCCCGCTCTGCCTGTCCGCGGCGCTCTGGTCGCGCGTCGACCGGGTCGTGTTCGCCGCCGACCGTCACGACGCCGCGCGCGGCGGCTTCGACGACCTGGAGTTCTACGAGCTCTTCGCTCGGGACCGCTCCACCTGGGCCCTGCCGATCGACGTCGTGCGGCCCGACAACGCGCCGGCGCCGTTCGACGCGTGGCTCGCGAAGGACACGCGGACCGACTACTGAGCTTGCGCGTGCTGGCCTTGCGGCTCGCGCGCGGCGTCGGCGGGTGCTCGCAGGCGTGGGCGGGGCTCCGGGGGCCCGCCGAAACCTGCGAGCGCCCGCCCACTCCGAGCCGCTCGCAGGAGCGACTCGCGCCGAGGGCCCGCGGCGGGGCGCCGTGCCGCACACGAGGCGCGGTGACGGCGGGGGCTCGCAGGCGTGGGCGGGGCTCCGGGGGCCCGCCGAAGCCTGCGAGCACCCGCCCACTCGGAGCCGCTCGCAGGAGCGACTCGCCGAGGGCCCGCGGCGGGGCGCCGTGCCGCACACGAGGCGCGGTGTCGGCGGGCGCTTGCAGGCACGGGCGGGGCTCCGGGGGCCCGCCGAAGCATGCGAGCACCCGCCCACCCCGCTGCGAGGGCAGAGGTCGCGCGCGAGCAACAGCCGCAGCACGGCGGCTG comes from Frondihabitans peucedani and encodes:
- a CDS encoding nucleoside deaminase, which produces MSASDRPEAGVEVDAAGTGAQDHAWLARAIELAVSNVADGGGPFGALIVRDGEVVAEGQNRVTRDLDPTAHAEVVAIRAACQVLGDFSLAGCVLYTSCEPCPLCLSAALWSRVDRVVFAADRHDAARGGFDDLEFYELFARDRSTWALPIDVVRPDNAPAPFDAWLAKDTRTDY